The region GGAAAACAATAACGCTTGCCGGTTTTGTCTTTGGATAGAACTTGATGAATATGAGAAATAGAAACAGCGCGATCCACGCGTCAGAGGAGATCACCTCGTAGCGCACCATGTAAGGGCCGTGTCCGGATGTTATCCATCTGTAAAGCAGCGCGCTTCCGTGACTGACAAGCCCGGCGCTTACAAAAAAGTAACTGCGCCTCTCGGATTGTTCCTTGTTGAAAATTACCCCTGCCGCGTTAAAAATAATTGCGATCGCGTAGATAATAACTGCGGCCCAATTGAAAACGGATTCAATCATGTACTGATTACTCATTTGCCGTCACTCCACGCAAAGGCCGAACATATCTCTTTAAACTCTTCCTCATAAAATTTCTCAAACTTTGTCGGTATCCACACGAGGGAATACCCTTCGCGTTCCTTTCTGATCAGAAACTCCCTCGGAGGGGTGAAGTAGGAAAGTATCACGCCGATTATTATAATTGAAAAACCGAAGAAGACGCCGGACATGCCGGGGTCTTGTACAAATATCAGTCCGGACCACCTGGAAATATAAACAAGCCGCGCGGTGTACGGCCCGAGTTCGCCGCTATCCCCAAGCCTGAGGCGTACCTCATTAACGAGCTTATTTTTATCGTCCGTGATCATTATATTCAAAAGCGGATTCCCGCCGGTCATTTTCTTTTTATCCGCGTCTGCAAAATAGCTGGCTTTTATAGGGTAGGGGAGGCCTTCTACATTGAAGCTGCCGTGGCCCGGTTTGTCCCTTCGTCCGGGGTGTTCAATCAAGAGTATGGTGCTTGTCTCTGCGCCATCTTTGTCAATGAGCTCCACGAAAAATGCATGACCTAACGTGTTGCTCTGGTAAATGCGGGTCCCCTTATAAGTGATGATCTTGTTGATGCCGGGCTTGTACTTTCTGGAATTTCCCCGCGGGTCGATGATGGTGATATCCGATGACAGGCTTTTCAGATCGTCTGAATTCCAGAACTCGTAGTTGACCTTATCGAGCCGTACCGCATCCGGCAGGACAAATGCGTCTGAAAGCAGCCCGTTCTCTTCAACGGTCCATGGCTTGCCGGGCCCATGCACCTCTTCCTCCACAAGGTGAAGCAGACCCCTCTTCTGTGTCAGTAAAAGAACGAGAGACGATGCGATGATGGCCACAAGGCCAAGATGTAAGAGCGTGTTGCCCCAGTATCCCCACGGATGCTTGACGAATCTTTTTGCAGCTTCATATGTTCTGATATTGATGTATCCCTTTTTTCTGACCGCGGACACCAGAGCTGCTT is a window of Nitrospirota bacterium DNA encoding:
- a CDS encoding cytochrome c biogenesis protein ResB — translated: MNKFKSFLLSRKSVIIQISLILSVVLLGYSFPQRFITSLADIEKWRYANPGLVPWLERLGLDHVYTTPWFAVMLSIFLLTLIISTLDQIKKSFHRTFNKDIFTQKEGAIIQASEAALVSAVRKKGYINIRTYEAAKRFVKHPWGYWGNTLLHLGLVAIIASSLVLLLTQKRGLLHLVEEEVHGPGKPWTVEENGLLSDAFVLPDAVRLDKVNYEFWNSDDLKSLSSDITIIDPRGNSRKYKPGINKIITYKGTRIYQSNTLGHAFFVELIDKDGAETSTILLIEHPGRRDKPGHGSFNVEGLPYPIKASYFADADKKKMTGGNPLLNIMITDDKNKLVNEVRLRLGDSGELGPYTARLVYISRWSGLIFVQDPGMSGVFFGFSIIIIGVILSYFTPPREFLIRKEREGYSLVWIPTKFEKFYEEEFKEICSAFAWSDGK